In Lotus japonicus ecotype B-129 chromosome 5, LjGifu_v1.2, one genomic interval encodes:
- the LOC130716769 gene encoding hydroxyisourate hydrolase-like isoform X2 yields MMEPHKFWALAFILVKLGVGILCADDQYNRDNFPVDFIFGSATSAYQVEGAANEDGRTPSIWDTFAYAGYAHGENGDVACDGYHKYKEDVQLMVETGLDAYRFSISWSRLIPNGRGPVNPKGLQYYNNLINELIANGIQPHVTLHNFDFPQALEDEYEGWVSRDIIRDFTDYADVCFREFGDRVLYWTTVNEPNVFALGGYDQGNAPPRRCSAPFCAPSNSTKGNSTYEPYLVVHHILLAHSSAARLYKRKYKDQQHGFVGITVYTFGCSPLTNTEEDRVAAQRVRDFMVGWIMEPLMHGDYPISMKRNAGARIPAFTSHESEQVKGSSDFIGVIHYTNVIITDNSEVLNIKLRDYSTDMAAKIQGLDLLGNEEYPLTPWGLREELNKFKVLYGNPPLFVYENGQRTASNSSLHDLSRVKYLHGYIGATLDALRNGSNIKGYIAWSFMDVFELLDGYKSSFGLYYVDRDDPELKRYPKLSAKWYRQFLKDRSTYIVGGDIELKQEPSHVFVGHID; encoded by the exons ATGATGGAACCACACAAATTTTGGGCCCTTGCTTTCATACTTGTGAAATTAGGTGTAGGAATTTTGTGTGCTGATGATCAGTACAATAGGGATAACTTCCCagttgattttatttttggttcaGCCACCTCTGCTTATCAG GTGGAAGGTGCTGCTAATGAAGATGGAAGAACTCCTAGCATCTGGGATACATTTGCTTATGCTG GGTATGCGCATGGAGAAAATGGAGATGTAGCTTGTGATGGTTACCACAAATATAAG GAAGATGTGCAGCTCATGGTGGAAACAGGCCTTGATGCCTATAGATTTTCCATTTCTTGGTCAAGGCTGATACCAA aTGGTAGAGGGCCTGTCAATCCCAAAGGATTACAGTACTACAACAATCTCATCAATGAACTCATCGCCAATG GAATCCAACCACATGTCACACTGCACAACTTTGATTTTCCACAGGCACTTGAAGATGAATATGAAGGATGGGTCAGTCGTGACATCAT AAGAGACTTCACAGACTATGCGGATGTGTGTTTTAGAGAGTTTGGTGATAGAGTCTTGTACTGGACTACTGTGAATGAGCCCAATGTGTTCGCGTTGGGTGGTTATGATCAGGGAAATGCCCCACCTCGTCGCTGTTCTGCCCCATTTTGTGCTCCAAGTAACAGCACTAAGGGCAACTCAACATATGAGCCCTACTTGGTAGTTCATCATATTTTGTTAGCTCATTCTTCAGCTGCGAGATTATACAAGAGGAAATATAAG GACCAACAACATGGATTTGTTGGTATCACTGTCTACACTTTTGGGTGTTCCCCTTTAACAAATACAGAAGAAGACAGGGTAGCAGCTCAAAGAGTCCGAGACTTCATGGTTGGTTG GATTATGGAACCCTTGATGCATGGagactatcccatttccatgaAGAGAAATGCAGGGGCAAGAATTCCAGCCTTCACAAGTCATGAATCAGAACAGGTTAAGGGTTCATCTGACTTTATAGGTGTAATTCACTATACCAATGTTATTATTACAGACAATTCTGAGGTCCTGAACATCAAACTGAGAGATTACAGTACAGACATGGCTGCAAAGATCC AGGGACTTGACCTGCTTGGAAATGAAGAG TACCCTTTAACTCCATGGGGTTTACGCGAAGAACTCAATAAATTCAAGGTCCTTTATGGCAATCCTCCACTGTTCGTTTATGAAAatg GTCAACGGACAGCAAGCAATTCGTCACTTCATGACTTGTCAAGGGTAAAATACTTGCATGGATACATTGGTGCCACACTTGATGCCTTGAG AAATGGATCAAACATAAAGGGGTATATTGCATGGTCCTTCATGGATGTGTTTGAGCTGCTTGATGGATACAAATCAAGCTTTGGCCTCTACTATGTTGATAGGGATgatccagagttgaagagataCCCAAAGCTCTCAGCGAAATGGTACAGACAGTTTTTGAAGGATAGAAGCACCTATATAGTTGGAGGAGATATTGAACTAAAGCAGGAACCATCACACGTTTTTGTTGGCCACATTGATTAG
- the LOC130718637 gene encoding uncharacterized protein LOC130718637 isoform X2 — MTQSMSHNPLESSSRHHSIDSCLLHLRTWRPFHPTTTTADHTPYSKRPCLSDRTTTSFSLDLSKLTLADDNIRSYNTPAKHRLIARKRRRRGSRSVSGRSSDRSGTRRCCSVGASAAHGTCSDFPVAMGTDSSGELFGNGDANWSSDVSEAKNSVREVEKEKENVGGVVGFGVSGCSDANGNNGNESGYGSEPGYRGDAEFGYGGDEFDEEEDDPRLLFWGDQLGDSKMEMVGENTLLDQKSHHRCRRRKHDCRMFDALR, encoded by the exons ATGACTCAATCGATGTCGCACAACCCACTCGAATCTTCATCACGCCACCACTCCATCGACTCCTGCTTGTTGCACCTCCGCACCTGGAGACCCTTCCACcccacaaccaccaccgccgATCACACACCTTACAGCAAACGCCCTTGCCTCTCCGATcgcaccaccacctccttctcCCTCGACCTCTCCAAACTCACCCTCGCCGACGACAACATCCGGAGCTACAACACCCCCGCCAAACACCGCCTCATCGCGCGAAAGAGGCGCCGACGCGGCTCCAGATCTGTCTCCGGCCGCAGCAGCGATCGCAGCGGTACGCGCCGCTGCTGCTCCGTTGGTGCCTCCGCTGCTCACGGGACTTGCTCTGATTTTCCGGTGGCGATGGGGACGGACTCCAGCGGGGAGCTTTTTGGGAACGGGGATGCGAATTGGTCGTCGGATGTGAGCGAGGCTAAGAACTCTGTGAGGGAagtggagaaggagaaggagaatgTGGGTGGTGTTGTTGGGTTTGGGGTGAGTGGGTGTTCTGATGCTAATGGCAATAATGGGAATGAGTCTGGGTATGGGAGTGAACCTGGGTATCGTGGGGATGCTGAGTTTGGATATGGAGGGGATGagtttgatgaagaagaagatgatccCAGATTGTTGTTTTGGGGTGACCAGCTTGGAG ATTCTAAAATGGAGATGGTTGGGGAGAACACCTTGCTAGATCAAAAATCACATCATAGATGTCGACGTAGGAAGCATGATTGTAGAATGTTTGATGCATTGAGGTGA
- the LOC130719824 gene encoding uncharacterized protein LOC130719824, which produces MRAPPREGWKEMEEEGGPLCDCGFEAPAVTSWTGENPGRKFYGCGLFKIHGKRVCRFFVWYDEYHGLGKYDKSDEENAREKKIIGSLLRKIDAMKKKERLLEISLGTCIVLIMTLIILLVFAVVFK; this is translated from the exons ATGCGAGCACCTCCAAGGGAAGGGTGGAAGGAAATGG AGGAGGAAGGGGGTCCGTTGTGCGATTGTGGTTTTGAGGCTCCTGCTGTTACATCCTGGACTGGTGAGAACCCTGGGCGAAAATTTTATGGTTGTGGACTGTTCAAG ATTCATGGCAAGAGAGTATGCAGGTTCTTTGTATGGTATGATGAATATCATGGACTAGGAAAATATGACAAGTCTGATGAAGAAAATGCAAGGGAGAAGAAAATTATTGGTTCACTGTTGAGGAAGATTGATGctatgaagaagaaggaaaggcTTTTGGAGATTTCATTGGGGACTTGTATTGTTTTGATCATGACTTTGATCATTCTGTTGGTTTTTGCTGTTGTATTCAAATAG
- the LOC130716769 gene encoding hydroxyisourate hydrolase-like isoform X1: MEPETSSRLVLLLTVMLLNLAVGALSTADNYSRSDFPLDFIFGSGTAAYQVEGAANEDGRTPSIWDTFAYAGYAHGENGDVACDGYHKYKEDVQLMVETGLDAYRFSISWSRLIPNGRGPVNPKGLQYYNNLINELIANGIQPHVTLHNFDFPQALEDEYEGWVSRDIIRDFTDYADVCFREFGDRVLYWTTVNEPNVFALGGYDQGNAPPRRCSAPFCAPSNSTKGNSTYEPYLVVHHILLAHSSAARLYKRKYKDQQHGFVGITVYTFGCSPLTNTEEDRVAAQRVRDFMVGWIMEPLMHGDYPISMKRNAGARIPAFTSHESEQVKGSSDFIGVIHYTNVIITDNSEVLNIKLRDYSTDMAAKIQGLDLLGNEEYPLTPWGLREELNKFKVLYGNPPLFVYENGQRTASNSSLHDLSRVKYLHGYIGATLDALRNGSNIKGYIAWSFMDVFELLDGYKSSFGLYYVDRDDPELKRYPKLSAKWYRQFLKDRSTYIVGGDIELKQEPSHVFVGHID, encoded by the exons ATGGAACCAGAAACATCTTCAAGGCTTGTTTTGTTGCTCACTGTCATGCTTCTGAACTTGGCTGTGGGAGCTCTCAGTACTGCAGATAACTATAGCAGATCTGACTTCCCACTTGACTTTATCTTTGGTTCAGGCACAGCTGCTTACCAG GTGGAAGGTGCTGCTAATGAAGATGGAAGAACTCCTAGCATCTGGGATACATTTGCTTATGCTG GGTATGCGCATGGAGAAAATGGAGATGTAGCTTGTGATGGTTACCACAAATATAAG GAAGATGTGCAGCTCATGGTGGAAACAGGCCTTGATGCCTATAGATTTTCCATTTCTTGGTCAAGGCTGATACCAA aTGGTAGAGGGCCTGTCAATCCCAAAGGATTACAGTACTACAACAATCTCATCAATGAACTCATCGCCAATG GAATCCAACCACATGTCACACTGCACAACTTTGATTTTCCACAGGCACTTGAAGATGAATATGAAGGATGGGTCAGTCGTGACATCAT AAGAGACTTCACAGACTATGCGGATGTGTGTTTTAGAGAGTTTGGTGATAGAGTCTTGTACTGGACTACTGTGAATGAGCCCAATGTGTTCGCGTTGGGTGGTTATGATCAGGGAAATGCCCCACCTCGTCGCTGTTCTGCCCCATTTTGTGCTCCAAGTAACAGCACTAAGGGCAACTCAACATATGAGCCCTACTTGGTAGTTCATCATATTTTGTTAGCTCATTCTTCAGCTGCGAGATTATACAAGAGGAAATATAAG GACCAACAACATGGATTTGTTGGTATCACTGTCTACACTTTTGGGTGTTCCCCTTTAACAAATACAGAAGAAGACAGGGTAGCAGCTCAAAGAGTCCGAGACTTCATGGTTGGTTG GATTATGGAACCCTTGATGCATGGagactatcccatttccatgaAGAGAAATGCAGGGGCAAGAATTCCAGCCTTCACAAGTCATGAATCAGAACAGGTTAAGGGTTCATCTGACTTTATAGGTGTAATTCACTATACCAATGTTATTATTACAGACAATTCTGAGGTCCTGAACATCAAACTGAGAGATTACAGTACAGACATGGCTGCAAAGATCC AGGGACTTGACCTGCTTGGAAATGAAGAG TACCCTTTAACTCCATGGGGTTTACGCGAAGAACTCAATAAATTCAAGGTCCTTTATGGCAATCCTCCACTGTTCGTTTATGAAAatg GTCAACGGACAGCAAGCAATTCGTCACTTCATGACTTGTCAAGGGTAAAATACTTGCATGGATACATTGGTGCCACACTTGATGCCTTGAG AAATGGATCAAACATAAAGGGGTATATTGCATGGTCCTTCATGGATGTGTTTGAGCTGCTTGATGGATACAAATCAAGCTTTGGCCTCTACTATGTTGATAGGGATgatccagagttgaagagataCCCAAAGCTCTCAGCGAAATGGTACAGACAGTTTTTGAAGGATAGAAGCACCTATATAGTTGGAGGAGATATTGAACTAAAGCAGGAACCATCACACGTTTTTGTTGGCCACATTGATTAG
- the LOC130716769 gene encoding hydroxyisourate hydrolase-like isoform X3, whose protein sequence is MEPETSSRLVLLLTVMLLNLAVGALSTADNYSRSDFPLDFIFGSGTAAYQVEGAANEDGRTPSIWDTFAYAGYAHGENGDVACDGYHKYKEDVQLMVETGLDAYRFSISWSRLIPNGRGPVNPKGLQYYNNLINELIANGIQPHVTLHNFDFPQALEDEYEGWVSRDIIRDFTDYADVCFREFGDRVLYWTTVNEPNVFALGGYDQGNAPPRRCSAPFCAPSNSTKGNSTYEPYLVVHHILLAHSSAARLYKRKYKDQQHGFVGITVYTFGCSPLTNTEEDRVAAQRVRDFMVGWIMEPLMHGDYPISMKRNAGARIPAFTSHESEQVKGSSDFIGVIHYTNVIITDNSEVLNIKLRDYSTDMAAKIQGLDLLGNEEYPLTPWGLREELNKFKVLYGNPPLFVYENGQRTASNSSLHDLSRVKYLHGYIGATLDALRCPTAHELKHAWINLFFHGIISDYQKLLT, encoded by the exons ATGGAACCAGAAACATCTTCAAGGCTTGTTTTGTTGCTCACTGTCATGCTTCTGAACTTGGCTGTGGGAGCTCTCAGTACTGCAGATAACTATAGCAGATCTGACTTCCCACTTGACTTTATCTTTGGTTCAGGCACAGCTGCTTACCAG GTGGAAGGTGCTGCTAATGAAGATGGAAGAACTCCTAGCATCTGGGATACATTTGCTTATGCTG GGTATGCGCATGGAGAAAATGGAGATGTAGCTTGTGATGGTTACCACAAATATAAG GAAGATGTGCAGCTCATGGTGGAAACAGGCCTTGATGCCTATAGATTTTCCATTTCTTGGTCAAGGCTGATACCAA aTGGTAGAGGGCCTGTCAATCCCAAAGGATTACAGTACTACAACAATCTCATCAATGAACTCATCGCCAATG GAATCCAACCACATGTCACACTGCACAACTTTGATTTTCCACAGGCACTTGAAGATGAATATGAAGGATGGGTCAGTCGTGACATCAT AAGAGACTTCACAGACTATGCGGATGTGTGTTTTAGAGAGTTTGGTGATAGAGTCTTGTACTGGACTACTGTGAATGAGCCCAATGTGTTCGCGTTGGGTGGTTATGATCAGGGAAATGCCCCACCTCGTCGCTGTTCTGCCCCATTTTGTGCTCCAAGTAACAGCACTAAGGGCAACTCAACATATGAGCCCTACTTGGTAGTTCATCATATTTTGTTAGCTCATTCTTCAGCTGCGAGATTATACAAGAGGAAATATAAG GACCAACAACATGGATTTGTTGGTATCACTGTCTACACTTTTGGGTGTTCCCCTTTAACAAATACAGAAGAAGACAGGGTAGCAGCTCAAAGAGTCCGAGACTTCATGGTTGGTTG GATTATGGAACCCTTGATGCATGGagactatcccatttccatgaAGAGAAATGCAGGGGCAAGAATTCCAGCCTTCACAAGTCATGAATCAGAACAGGTTAAGGGTTCATCTGACTTTATAGGTGTAATTCACTATACCAATGTTATTATTACAGACAATTCTGAGGTCCTGAACATCAAACTGAGAGATTACAGTACAGACATGGCTGCAAAGATCC AGGGACTTGACCTGCTTGGAAATGAAGAG TACCCTTTAACTCCATGGGGTTTACGCGAAGAACTCAATAAATTCAAGGTCCTTTATGGCAATCCTCCACTGTTCGTTTATGAAAatg GTCAACGGACAGCAAGCAATTCGTCACTTCATGACTTGTCAAGGGTAAAATACTTGCATGGATACATTGGTGCCACACTTGATGCCTTGAG ATGTCCCACAGCTCATGAACTAAAGCATGCTTGgatcaatttatttttccacGGAATCATTTCGGACtaccagaagctactcacataa
- the LOC130720987 gene encoding mitochondrial zinc maintenance protein 1, mitochondrial has translation MNMARGEVLSAYRAVLKATRKTFAGDGVMLKGSAAEVRKKFEENRNVSSEEEIQKLLGEASEASHFITNMLVQAQLNSDAGSYVMKPGKEHAGATLEIPTEEIIRKSS, from the exons ATGAACATGGCGAGAGGCGAAGTTCTGAGCGCGTACCGCGCAGTGTTGAAAGCCACTCGGAAAACCTTCGCCGGCGACGGCGTGATGTTGAAAGGGTCTGCGGCGGAGGTGCGGAAGAAGTTCGAGGAAAACAGAAACGTCAGCTCAGAGGAAGAGATCCAGAAGCTTCTCGGAGAAGCCAGCGAGGCCTCCCATTTCATCACCAACATGCTCGTCCAGGCACAACTCAATTCCGATGCCGGCAGCTACG TAATGAAGCCTGGTAAAGAGCATGCAGGAGCAACACTTGAAATTCCTACTGAAGAAATTATTAGGAAGTCTTCATGA
- the LOC130718637 gene encoding uncharacterized protein LOC130718637 isoform X1, whose translation MTQSMSHNPLESSSRHHSIDSCLLHLRTWRPFHPTTTTADHTPYSKRPCLSDRTTTSFSLDLSKLTLADDNIRSYNTPAKHRLIARKRRRRGSRSVSGRSSDRSGTRRCCSVGASAAHGTCSDFPVAMGTDSSGELFGNGDANWSSDVSEAKNSVREVEKEKENVGGVVGFGVSGCSDANGNNGNESGYGSEPGYRGDAEFGYGGDEFDEEEDDPRLLFWGDQLGAADSKMEMVGENTLLDQKSHHRCRRRKHDCRMFDALR comes from the exons ATGACTCAATCGATGTCGCACAACCCACTCGAATCTTCATCACGCCACCACTCCATCGACTCCTGCTTGTTGCACCTCCGCACCTGGAGACCCTTCCACcccacaaccaccaccgccgATCACACACCTTACAGCAAACGCCCTTGCCTCTCCGATcgcaccaccacctccttctcCCTCGACCTCTCCAAACTCACCCTCGCCGACGACAACATCCGGAGCTACAACACCCCCGCCAAACACCGCCTCATCGCGCGAAAGAGGCGCCGACGCGGCTCCAGATCTGTCTCCGGCCGCAGCAGCGATCGCAGCGGTACGCGCCGCTGCTGCTCCGTTGGTGCCTCCGCTGCTCACGGGACTTGCTCTGATTTTCCGGTGGCGATGGGGACGGACTCCAGCGGGGAGCTTTTTGGGAACGGGGATGCGAATTGGTCGTCGGATGTGAGCGAGGCTAAGAACTCTGTGAGGGAagtggagaaggagaaggagaatgTGGGTGGTGTTGTTGGGTTTGGGGTGAGTGGGTGTTCTGATGCTAATGGCAATAATGGGAATGAGTCTGGGTATGGGAGTGAACCTGGGTATCGTGGGGATGCTGAGTTTGGATATGGAGGGGATGagtttgatgaagaagaagatgatccCAGATTGTTGTTTTGGGGTGACCAGCTTGGAG CTGCAGATTCTAAAATGGAGATGGTTGGGGAGAACACCTTGCTAGATCAAAAATCACATCATAGATGTCGACGTAGGAAGCATGATTGTAGAATGTTTGATGCATTGAGGTGA
- the LOC130717847 gene encoding DExH-box ATP-dependent RNA helicase DExH8 yields the protein MASPSPSDSSSPPPEPSFSHLPVMSLRSKIVEKVQENRVTLIVGEAGCGKSSQIPQFLLDENISPILCTLPRRFAVVSVAKMVAQARKCQLGEEVGYHIGHEKNFSASSKIVFKTAGVLLDELQEKGMAALKYKAIILDEVHERSVESDLVLVCVKQFLLKNDIRVVLMSATADISRYRDYFRDLGRGERVEVLAIPSSNQKTVFQRRVSYLEQVVESLGISSELMHSKNSHGLNPSTANARIKSELHTLIHALVLHIHVNEPDIEKSILVFLPTYNSLAQQWRLLKPLESTFEVHILHRSIDTEQALMAMKISKTHRKVILATNIAESSVTIPKVAYVIDSCRSLQVYWDKSRKKEASKLVWVSKSQAEQRRGRTGRTCDGQVYRLVTGSFFNSLEDHECPAILKLSLRLQVLSSCCAGSKAINDPKVLLQKALDPPDPQVVEDALSMLVQMHALEKTTPRGRYEPTFYGRLLASFSLSFDASILVLKFGEIGMLREGILLGIIMDTQPLPIIHPFGEDELFSRYIDCYYDDKIILTGPKEMEFMGNFCAFEFWQHIFKDKYRLENLKKILKTDNVYPATQSMRLEEEDWCSFHNLSQSSLHHVSEIYNDILHSVHRFRPNFLSSFHGLPPYYDPYEFKHTCLLKGQPNGHIDAVAADEDFEPSSETKKCVAVPYVTSNHFHSSDVAKMLATVIKELRVQYPDDASSHQPDGVDFDNFHVNEETCVYFIRGSCNRGNYCPFSHSLQAKRPQCKFFLSLQGCRNGESCLFSHVTGRSAPSTSTNVCQPEDNDVNAASLLKWFPRSTNRSILILDDTDLHFTSCLARYYDPSKITSTTCLSETTITESSLPRARILWGLYHPYQTIIAKAGQTLIPWNEVQCVLWFPSFDSYGDDLDGKKQLLQNFFEYLAIRILADDLHEVQVIITMNNIIFSQLQVEKLGRESFFILTESFAFDETSFGELHDVVTPRRPMMISRATSYVFSLLPASDKHFGDYAATIKKQLHEIQTN from the exons ATGGCTTCTCCGTCGCCATCGGACTCTTCTTCTCCACCGCCGGAGCCTAGTTTCTCTCACCTGCCTGTGATGTCTCTCCGGAGCAAGATTGttgagaaggttcaggaaaatcGCGTCACGCTCATCGTCGGCGAAGCCGGTTGCg GGAAAAGTTCACAAATTCCACAGTTTCTTCTCGATGAAAACATATCACCCATCCTGTGCACACTGCCTAGGAGATTtgctgttgtttctgttgcCAAAATGGTTGCACAAGCTCGAAAATGTCAATTGGGAGAAGAAGTTGGATATCATATTGGACACGAAAAGAACTTTTCAGCTAG TTCAAAGATTGTTTTTAAAACTGCTGGAGTGTTGTTGGACGAATTGCAAGAAAAGGGTATGGCTGCACTGAAGTACAAAGCTATCATTCTTGATGAAGTACATGAAAGATCAGTGGAGTCTGATCTTGTCCTTGTTTGTGTGAAGCAGTTTTTGTTAAAGAACGACATAAG GGTGGTTTTGATGTCTGCAACTGCTGATATTTCGAGATACAGAGATTACTTCAGGGATCTTGGTAGAGGTGAAAGAGTTGAAGTGCTTGCAATTCCTAGCTCAAACCAGAAAACTGTTTTTCAGCGAAGAGTTTCATATCTTGAGCAG GTAGTTGAATCTCTTGGGATAAGCTCTGAATTAATGCATTCAAAAAATTCGCATGGTCTAAATCCTTCCACAGCCAATGCTCGAATTAAGTCTGAACTGCACACACTTATTCATGCACTGGTGTTGCATATTCATGTGAATGAGCCAGATATTGAGAAAAGCATTCTAGTTTTCCTTCCAACCTACAATTCACTGGCACAGCAATGGCGCCTTCTGAAGCCACTTGAATCAACTTTTGAAGTTCATATCTTACATCGTAGCATTGATACTGAACAAGCTCTCATGGCTATGAAGATTTCGAAGACACATCGAAAG GTAATATTGGCTACCAATATTGCTGAATCATCTGTGACAATACCTAAAGTGGCTTATGTCATTGATTCATGCCGATCATTACAAGTCTATTGGGATAAGTCTCGAAAAAAGGAAGCTTCAAAGCTTGTTTGGGTTTCCAAGTCTCAG GCTGAACAACGTAGAGGAAGAACTGGTCGAACTTGTGATGGCCAAGTTTATAGGTTGGTTACAGGATCGTTTTTCAACAGTCTTGAGGATCATGAGTGTCCAGCTATTCTTAAATTATCATTGAGGCTGCAAGTTCTTTCTTCATGTTGTGCTGGATCTAAGGCTATCAATGATCCCAAAG TTCTGTTGCAAAAAGCTCTGGATCCCCCGGATCCTCAAGTTGTTGAAGACGCACTGAGTATGCTTGTTCAGATGCACGCACTAGAAAAGACAACTCCAAGGGGCCGTTATGAACCTACATTTTATGGACGATTACTTGCTAGTTTTTCTTTGTCTTTTGATGCTTCTATTCTAGTCCTGAAATTTGGAGAGATTGGTATGCTACGTGAGGGCATCCTGCTGGGTATAATTATGGATACACAGCCTTTACCCATTATTCATCCATTTGGCGAGGATGAATTG tTTTCGAGGTACATTGATTGCTATTATGATgacaaaataattttaactgGTCCAAAGGAGATGGAATTCATGGGTAACTTCTGTGCATTTGAGTTTTGGCAGCATATTTTCAAG GATAAGTACCGGCTTGAAAATTTGAAGAAGATTCTAAAAACTGATAATGTATATCCTGCCACACAATCAATGCGTCTTGAGGAAGAAGATTGGTGTTCTTTCCATAATCTCTCCCAATCATCTTTGCATCATGTGTCAGAAATTT ATAATGATATACTGCATTCAGTACACCGGTTCCGGCCAAATTTTTTGAGCTCCTTTCATGGCCTACCGCCCTATTATGATCCTTATGAATTCAAGCACACATGCCTGCTCAAAGGTCAGCCAAATGGACATATAGATGCAGTTGCTGCGGATGAGGACTTCGAACCATCAAGTGAAACAAAAAAATGTGTTGCTGTACCATATGTTACTTCAAACCACTTCCACAGTTCTGATGTGGCAAAAATGTTGGCTACAGTTATAAAAGAG TTAAGAGTCCAATACCCAGATGATGCTTCTAGCCATCAACCAGACGGTgttgattttgataattttCACGTCAATGAGGAGACTTGTGTATATTTTATTCGAGGGTCCTGCAATAGAGGCAATTATTGTCCATTTTCTCACTCACTTCAAGCCAAGAGACCCCAGTGCAAATTTTTCCTTTCATTGCAG GGTTGCCGAAATGGGGAGTCTTGTTTATTTTCACATGTTACGGGTCGATCAGCACCATCAACTAGTACAAATGTATGCCAGCCAGAAGATAATGACGTGAATGCTGCATCCCTTCTAAAGTGGTTTCCCAGATCAACCAACAGATCAATTCTTATATTGGATGACACTGATTTGCATTTCACTTCATGTCTCGCTCGCTACTATGATCCATCCAAAATAACTTCAACTACATGTTTGTCAGAAACAACCATAACAGAATCTTCACTACCCAGAGCCAGAATTTTGTGGGGTCTATATCACCCATACCAAACAATCATTGCCAAAGCTGGGCAGACCCTTATTCCTTGGAATGAAGTTCAATGTGTACTGTGGTTTCCTTCCTTTGatagctatggtgatgatttgGATGGAAAAAAGCAGCTCTTGCAGAACTTCTTCGAATATCTCGCCATTCGAATTCTGGCTGATGATTTGCATGAGGTGCAAGTTATCATAACCATGAATAATATCATATTTTCCCAACTTCAG GTAGAAAAGTTGGGCAGGGAGAGTTTCTTTATCCTCACAGAGTCCTTTGCTTTTGACGAAACAAGCTTTGGGGAATTACATGATGTAGTTACCCCTAGGAGGCCAATGATGATATCAAGGGCCACCTCATATGTTTTTAGCCTGCTTCCTGCCAGTGACAAACATTTCGGTGACTACGCTGCTACTATCAAAAAGCAACTGCATGAAATTCAAACAAATTAA